A stretch of DNA from Acanthochromis polyacanthus isolate Apoly-LR-REF ecotype Palm Island chromosome 21, KAUST_Apoly_ChrSc, whole genome shotgun sequence:
CATTAATCAGATGCATCTGCTTGAAATGTAATTCAACAATCAgagtataaataaaaaaaaagtttgtgtgGCTACtggagaggagaaaagaggaggaggccTCCTTGCAGAAAAAGTGAAATTGCTGTATGAATAAAGAGTGTGAAAGACTCATGCTGGTTTGACTGAAGTAACTCATGCTGTGACCAAAGGGGTAAAAATTAAGGTGTTAACTTCcagaaaaaattaaacacagtATGGACTTACTCCACCACCACAATTGGAAATGAATGTGAAGCAGCTGCTTTACTATAGCTTCcatttgatttgaatttttGTGTCTTGCAATGCTGAGTCTCCATGCTACAGCTACAATAATAAATGTCAATCAAAACTTTACCAATggtttaaaacagatttttcggAACCCCAGCACTGATTCATCCTCTATTGATCGTTCACAAGGATTTTAACTAAGATTAGGGTTGGAGATCCATTTAGGACACAAAATAGGAAAAAGAAGGGGATAAAAAGACAGGGGTGCTCTAAGCGAAGGAGAGGTGGTTTAGAATGATTTGGTCTTACCCTGCTACCAACTGTTCGTCAGTTAGTGGAGATTGCTCTCTGAAATGGGAATTgggccacaaaaaaaagaagaaaaaaagcaaacaaaagggACAATGCAACACACAGTTGGGCTAAATGCATAAAATGGACATCAAAACAACCCGAACAAACATGTGACACTGTGATGTGAAAATGCTGCTCTGCATGGTGATTCAGGCTAACTGCTAGTTTACCCTAAATTAAGCCTTCAAGTGAGTAGTGTTGGCAAATTTCAATCTTAGGACAGTTTATATGGAGAAGCGAGCTTAATTACCAGCCCAAAACTGTCATGAAGGCGACTAAGATTTGAAAACTGCTCAAAAGTATACAATGAAACAGATTCATGCAGCAGTTTTAAATGCTTCTGCCAGGTTCTTAATCAAGACCATTTCACACCTGCTTTATATGTTTAGCTCCGCGAACTGATTCTTAAGTCATCACATTTGTATAATGCTCTGCTGCActgttaaaatagaaaaataatagCTGTAAGACTGGAATGCACACATTAAAAGCCAGTTTGGTGTAAATTCAGGAGGTCAAATTTGAGGGGAAAAAGAGATGTCATGATCTTGTATCACTTTTAGGCGCTTATGTCTGGCTTGCtaaattgatttatttcttAGAGGGTTTAATTCTCACTTTGTCGCTGCTTCTTCTCACATCCCACCTTCAACCAACTAACGACTGACCAGCATCACCATCCGAGGAGCGGCAGCGTGATGAAAATTACATGAAAGCTTCATTGTCTGAGCATTCTTGTACTTTGAGAAACAGACATCGACAGTATCGCTACAAACATGTGAGAGTTCATGTTTGATCTGCCACAGTCTGCGCTGTTTATCATTTTCCATTGTACCTGCATGTTTTTAGCTCAAAATTTCAGTTCTTTCAACTTTTCGCAAATTGGTCTGTgaaatccttaaaatatttgAGTTTTATACTGTTGCGAGTGTATTTTAGGTTTAGAgacttgtttatttttcactagttcacaaaacatcacagaagCTATGACTATGACAAAGTCTTGACTAGTTTAGACCACACAAAATTTAGCtttatgcttttaaaatgtaattgtaATGAAGTGTAACAATGCTCTACCACATAGACTAAATTAACAAATGAGCCAACTCCTTAATTCCTTCAgaaatatgttgtgtttttggtggGGCAAATAAGATGACCAAAAACAAGAGGGAGGAAAAATATAATGAGCGTAAGAAGCTCATTTGGATCTCAGGATGGACTCTGTCCCGTACAATCAATATATAAATTAATGAATATAATGGAAAAAATACCTTGAATCACCATCCTGATCATCAAGACCATCCCCAGTTGTGTGCAGTGCATATGGACTCCGTTGTTTTGCTTGAGGACAGATATCAGCATGAGTTAATCATTATGACCATTTAAAAACATCTtagattaataataatatataagcAGACAAGCCAAGAACCACAACAAACATGATGTTCTGTTGATGACAACTCACTGATCATCAAACGTGTTAGAATGGTGTCATGCTCAAAGCTTTTTCACTGTATGAAGCTATTGTTTGCTGCTGGTAAGGGTCTTTCTCGGGGTGCATAAAACAAAAGTAACACTAATAATCATATTGTGATTATTGTGGAATACATTGTGACTGCCATATGAGCCGCGGTGTAAAAAATAATGATGTAATTTCAGCTGCTGTCTTTACCAAACAAGCAGaatctgattttatttcttatatagtattttgtggcacatttgaactattatctaaaaaaataacttcCTGCAATTTGGAATTTGCACTTGTATCTATTGTGATTTCAATTATATTCTAACAATCTGTATAGCCCCATCTCCAGGGTACCTTTCTGCACATATTATTTGTCATGAGGCAAATGGAACTACTAGCAAGTAGatgaaatggcaaaaatatgTCAGTCACATCAAATGCATCCACATATGTCACTTATCTCAAATAATCACGACATAAGCAAATAAAAAGAGGAACAGAAGCACCAGCACATACAGAATAGACTTGAAAAATTCCAATCATATAAAAATGATGTTGCTGCATTGTACTGCAGTATATCATGAGGTGTTTGTTACTTTCTACATCTCCTATAAATGTGAAATATCGTGAAAGTAACACTTTGACTTAAGGAGTTTCTGTTTACTAATTGACTGCTTATGCCTGGCTAATGCTAACATATATGTccagctaatgctaatgctacgCCTACCTGACACAGATGACGGGCATTCAGCGACTCTTTGGAAAGGATATCGAAAAAGAAGTTTGTTCCCTCGGCTGCCAGAGCTAACCAGTATGACGCTAATAGGGCTGGTTTTGTCGCCGCTTTTGTACACGCTGTTTTGGGACTGACTGTACATGGACTTTCGGTCATCTGGCAACCCGGCCGATGGGTTTAGCATCATGTTAGCATTATAGCTAACTAGACGTTAGCTGCGACACAACAAAGTGTCCCTGAGAGCACACAGTGAACGTTAGCCCGCTTCAGCCGGACATAAATGAATATAAATGACTGCCATGCACGGACACCAACCCTACACAAACACTCTATCTGGAGTCAACTTTGCAGTCTGACTATTTAAATCCTTCCTGTGCGCATCTCTCCACTGTGCCGTTgcaattgttttgtgtcaccttGAAAAACACCCGGCTTCAACAAGGAAGGCGGTTCCAACATTCCGCCCTGCTTCAGAAAGCAGTTCCCCTGTCGCCTCTGTCAGTCTTCTATTTTACAAGCTTGACTCCGTATCCAAAACATGGATTAGTCCTCGGATGAAAATTTCTGTAATCAAGCTCTAAACCTAAGCCTTGTCTGGGGAAAagattgtcatttttttagtgACGGGTTTTAGAGATAGAAACCAACCCCAGCAAAAAGGAAAACTTCAGAGAATGTTCCCTAAATACTGTTTTTTGTAGGATATTTTTTGTAAACACAGGCCAGCAGACAGGAACCTCGAGGTAACTTTCAGAGAACATTGTCTGAAGGTTagtttatatacatttttacaagaaaagtGCATTTTCTTAGAAACACAGCCCAGCAAAGAGGAACTTTCAGAGAACCTTCAGAAGGAAAAGTTCCTCGAAGAAtcatatttttagaattttataaTAAAGATGACTTTTTTGCACAGCCCAACAAACAGGAACCTTCGTGGAACTTTTATTGAACATTCCCTGAAGGTTAGTTTTTATagaattttacaagaaagtCGCCAGTTTGTTGTAAAGTCCGTCAGGTACAGAGAGAGCAGACAGCATTCTCTGAAGGTTAGTTTTTGCGCAATTTCACAGAAAAGCTTCATTTTGTGTTAACAGAGCCTAGCAAAAAACTTACAGGAAACCTTCAGGTAAAAATTCCTAGAGGAATAGTTTTTGTAGAACTTACACAAAAATATGCACTTTTTTGTAACACAGTCTATGGGTACTTgtcacaacaataaataaagctgCCTATGGGAAAAAAGGTAAaactaaaaaagtataaaattgacattttaaaaattacattacacatttttttaaacagtttgccTTCACTACATTTGACAGTTTTACTCTTTGATTGCTCCACTTTCAATATGCTCTTTATATATGTTCAAATCAATAATGCCTTAAAGATAAATTCATAATTGATACAGTTTTGTGGAGACTGTTCTGATTAATTtgtaatttagtcattttgagaagtattttttttaaatgtcacatatGCTAGATTTACTACTATATTGTGTGAGCTTTGAGTTTGTGTATATTCTGACTTCTCATAAAAAACATTAGGCCTGACAAGTGTTTCGGTAAACTGTTGAATCATCAAAGCCCACACTTAAACATTCAAAGGAGGAGActccattaaattaaaataaaaaatattcgtCGGCTACTGGCACTGTGCATTTTGGCAACAGTTCCACAGTTTTCGGCCATCGGCCTCTTGATATTTTTAGTACGCTGTTATCTTTAGCTTCAGATGACTCCACCCATTCATATcaaattgcacattttttaaagagtAACCGGCAATAGTGTTTTCCCTCCCAAAGTCCAGCcataataaacagtaaatacTAAACACtttcaagcatggtggtggcagcatcatgatgtggagatgtttcacaGCAGTAGTGCCTGCAAAGCTTGTAAAGgtaaagggttaaataaatgcaacaaagtatagggaaatcctggaggacaacctgatgcagagAGAACTAtgacttgggagaagatttgttttccagttaGACAATTGTTCATGCAAgaattctgaaaatgtaaaacgaCTCGGTAAAATGAGGTGCACAAGTCGCTCTTTTATGGCTTCAAGTCAAGTGAAGTCCTCCTTTCAGAAATTAGGATTCTCCACAAAACGTGAATCCCAGAAACATACAGGTTTCtggaacaatttttttttttttataaactaaTGAATTAAAAATCAACTTCTCTCGAAAGTACGAGAATATCACAGATTGCAGGAACAAATAGGAGCTTGTGGTGCTTTTGTCATGACTTGGATATGTGCTTTTAAAAGACATGTAAactttttggacaacttttcaTCATTCAGCAGGACAATTATTCTAAACGTACAGCCACCAGAGAGCTTTTCATAATGACGAGGTGGAATTTCTTCAACTGAGTGGTTTATTCATTCAGTTTCAACTAGAAGACGAGACTAAAAGCAGAATCCACAAAATAAGCGTCAGCTGAAGATGGCTGCAGGCCAGAAAGAGCTTCAGCAGCTCCTGCTGATGTCTGTGGGATAAAGATTACAGCAGTTAGTTTTTCTACAGCATCACGTGTTTTTCTCCAGAAACCTCAAAATTTTGAGCACCTTGGGTTAAAGGGCTATTTCTCATTCACACTTCTGTCTATAATGCTGCAAACCTACTTGAATCAAAGCCGAGACTTTAATGTGATATTCAGTACTTTAGTAGAAATTTAATGaccataatttttttttttttttaattggatcCTATCCTTGATAACTTGTTTCAGTTACACATACCCAGGTCTTGTTTCATTCAACATTCTCAAGCAATACATTTCTTATTTCTGATTGTATTTCAGACACAATCAATAACCACACAACCAACAGAGTCTATTTCTCTGACATAAGTTTAAGACTGCATATTTGACCTTTCTCCATCATTTTTGCACATCTAAACAGCAACATTTAACTTAGTCTCAAGTGAATTCCCCTTTTCCCCTTTTAAAAAGTGTGCAAAAATGAGTGATTTGTGCAATGACAGAATTTTTCGACGAGAGTGATAACAGGTTGAAACAAGGTGAATGTTGTTTTTCCTGTATGAATTCTGGCCAATTAAAAAGCAGAACTTTCAAACCTGCCTTATTAATGTTGTAACAAAGATGTTTCTTTACCATATGCACCATTAGCCTAACATCAAACCCAACTACAGAAACACACTGCACGTCTGCTTATTTGCATTTGATTCTTTATTGAAATTCAGACTAACAGGGAGAATATAAGCCCATGCTGCTGTCCGTCATCAGCTCCTCTGACGTGCAGTTTATCGGTATTTCTCAGCCAGGGCGCGGGCCAGGGCAGCCAGGAACTTGTCCAAGGACACATGGACCTCAGGGGTGAAGTCGTTGGGGTACATGATGGCCATGACCACAAGGATGTTGTGGGCCAAAATCTGTGAATAAAGATGATAATGAAACTTAGACGAATTGCAAATGTATCTGACCGCTGTTCTCATATTTGATTGAATCACAAGAAGAACATCCAAAACTTTATCCAAACTTAAGAGCCACAAGTAGACTTCTGAAGTTAGATTATTAAGAGTGGATTTTGGCCAAACCATCTTCTAAAGTGCGTCATTGATTCTTCCACGGGAAAAGGATTTTGACACAGCAAAGTGCTGGATCTCCATCAACCCTTATGCTTTGCAGCGTCCTTTGCTACCTTGAGGCTTTAAAGTTACATTTATCACCTGTGTCTGTGACAGGATTGGGCATGGGTGGTCGACAGCACACCAGGATCTTTACGGGCCCTGCTTGTTTTTAGGGTTAATGTGTGCGtgacaccaaaaacacaccacttTTGTCCTAGACTCAATTTTAGTGACATATAAAAAATGCAGTTGAAAGAATCTCCAGCTTTTCAGTCCACATTATTCTACATTTTTATGAATTCCCAACACTGTCACATTCAGATTTGAGTTGAATATTAGATAGAAAAACGGGGAAAAAACGAGGGCATTTTCCTCAAAATGATTGCATGGTGGtcttcagcaccatggacagtgACGCAATTGGATTGAATTGGAGATTGGAGGTGTACTGGTTTCTGAGAAAAGTTACAGATGAAAAGGGCCCAGAGCGAAAAcaactgttttatttcatgcatTCTGCAGGATCAGAGCCCTATCAATAATCTACAGGGTTTACAGGGTGCTCGAATAATGAGACGATTTAGAGAAAAGTGGTGCAGCGACGTTGTGACGCATTACGATTAGACCAGTTTGGACAGTGTTTTTGGACAATGTAAGACTTGCAGCCAAAGAGCTACAGTTCCAATTCAACCCATGTAGATCTAGCTACCCTTACATTAAATCAATGATAACCATGCACAGCGTTTTCGTTTTAAGTCTGATGAGCTGCGCAGAGCAAATACAAAACGGAGTGCGTCAGTCATCCTCAGTACCTTGAAGTTGGCAGGGTCCACCCGCAGAGTGAAGGCGTGCAGCTCACTAAGGGTCAGAAGACCCCCAGTCAGATCGTCGATTTTGGTCACAGCATCAGCAACTCCACCCATCACAGTCTTTCCGTGCTTCATCAGCGGGGCAGAGCCGGGTCTCAAGTCCTTCCAGTGGGCGAAGTAGGTCTTGGTCTGCGGGTAGACCGTAACCATCCTGAGTGGGAAATAATAAGCGCATaattaataaatgaacaaaaatgcagGCTGCATCTGGTAGTTTGCTGAGATATTTACCTGCCCAGAGCATCGCCGCCGATAGCATCCGCCTTGCCAGACACTTTGGCCCAGAAGGCCTTGACTACCTCCTTGTCATTAGCATTGAGACTCATCTTGAATGTTGAATGGCACGATCAGCACCAACCGTCGGTGGTTTTATACGCGAAACTGGGCATGGGCGCACCCGGCCCAACACAGATAGGCTCTGTCTATTTGGATGGGCTCCAAATAATGAGGTGCAGTTTGCATGagataaacataaaataaaatgaccgGCGTGGCTCTGAAGTGTAGATTAATACAAGGACGACACCACGAGTAAATCATAAGTAATTAGCAAATATGATTCACCTTTAAATTCAATTAAAGTCCATTAAGCTAAGTGTGCGTACTTTAAAAAATCCTAATTACTAATTTCAAGTGACAGGGAGTAAAAACATGGAATTTAAACAAGTCTGTAAGTGTTGGTATTGAAACATATAGGAGATAAACAAGTTCTATTTCAGTGGCCAGTTATTAATGGGCTCGTGCGTAATTTGTGCCAAACTGAAGCGAGTTAATGTCATTCTAAAGCGGTTTCTAAATTGTTGGGTTAATGCATCAGAAATGATTTTGACTTGAATATCAAAGCTATTAAGTTAGAGcttttgttgttactgaaaGCAAATGATCCAAACATGCCTTTTAAAGTTAAAAGCAAGGCACATAATGCAGTGTTAATCtaaactgtaatttaaaaatggGAAAGATGTCAAATCTGTAAGGTCTGATCTGACTGTCCATGGAGACTGATTTAAAATCGAATATCTACAAATAATCAATATTTGGTTAAAAAGCCGATTCTAGGGTTATTCAATGTGAAGTTTGTTGTTAACACGTGGTGTCTTTCCGAGGCTTATCTGAATTTCTACGGGTGGATCCACTCAGAGACGAACATGATAATGTTTTCGCTGCAGCCTCGGTGACTGCAGCAAGACTGAAACTAGAAGTTACAATTCATTCAGTTTACTTTAATTGCACTTCAGTTTTATCAGACACATGGCTATAAAATGAATTTTCGAAGGACTGAAGTTTTATCAGGCAGCAGAGAAATCGGTGATGTTCTGTTGAGATCCATTGCTCAGATTTCTGGAGACACAAAGCACTGAGGCTGAATGGACAGACACTGGAGCCCCAATCGTTGCCAGGTAAAGTATGAAACCTCTTCAGTGAAGTAAAGAACTAAAGTACACGATTTGTCAGTGGCTGTGTTTCTAAATAAATTTGTAAATTCAACCCACAAAGTCTctcaaaaatggctcaaatatCTACTTTATCCAACAATAATTCATATATATTCTGTAGGAGTTAATGAATGCATTTGCCTGGATAAAGGAAGTTTGATTTCCCCACTAGGTCTACATGACGTTAGTGCTCCTGGCAGAAACTCAACCCAGCACTGATTGAATACTGGCAGTCAGTGAAATGTAAAGTTAAGTTAgtacactatataaataaaccaataaataaataagtagatatatacatttaaaaaaaaaaagactgaccGATGCTGCTATACAAAGATGAATTgaactttatatttttaatgtttcctgACCCTGATgaatattttcatgttgttttaaaatgcaacttcacatttaaacaaaatgcTGATAGCCTTAAATAAAATGATCtttaaatttcatttatatGGTTATAGCACCCTGTAACTTGCTTGAAATACATATAAGATgaatttttttggcctttagtATGATAATGCCTCGGATTTGTAACCTGAATTTGCGCTCTGGCGCACCCTCTAGTGGACACACACTTCCATCTCCTTTCTGTTCGTGTCTTCAGCTCTGAGATGCTCCAGTCATTGGACCCTGCACTCTTCCCTAAGTGGATCAAAAATGACCTGTTTAAgagtcagtgtgtttttatgccatttttttgacattttggttaaaaataataacttgCATTatcgtttgttttatttttctcaacacaaaaatgatttcatgttgaaatatgtttatttttacattataacagattttgaacatttt
This window harbors:
- the LOC110960165 gene encoding hemoglobin embryonic subunit alpha-like, coding for MSLNANDKEVVKAFWAKVSGKADAIGGDALGRMVTVYPQTKTYFAHWKDLRPGSAPLMKHGKTVMGGVADAVTKIDDLTGGLLTLSELHAFTLRVDPANFKILAHNILVVMAIMYPNDFTPEVHVSLDKFLAALARALAEKYR